CAACGACCGCGTAAAATTGCGTTTCCTCTCCGCTAAGAGCTCGCGTCGGTTTCAAGTcgcgagctcttaacgaataaatactgtacactttttttcaaatattatgtTCAGTGTTCCGAATTCGAAGATACCTCGTTGGATCCCGTTTCCACGAAGCACGTGGAAAATACACGATACAcaagattttgatgtttctcacaATACTCTCGATCCCATCTCTAATGAGGATCTAGTGATGTTTCTTCACAGATAGAACAAAAACGTTTTTGGGTATTAAAGTGACACGTTCTCTGTGTCCTTGCTCCGTTTGCGTATTTATCGCAGATGATCGGCCTTACACTCGAAAAACaacaataggaattactcgagggtCTTAATACCTCTATTCCGTGTGTCCACGAAGACGTCTCGTTTGTTCAATTtcacgaaaagaaacaaaacggaAAACTCATCCGGCACGTACGAggtatcgaaacgaacaaataaaaaaaaagaaaaaaaaagtcgacAAGGAACGTTATCTCTGTTGTTTCGCGTGGTCTCGTCGGGGCTGTTCgaatagaaaacaaaaaaaattacacgtatAAAAAAACAATCTGTGCACGTGTGCACGTGACTAACTCTAGTCACTAAGTCAAGCAATCACTGATCTAAATTCTATACAGAAGGATCTGTTTGTAAACTACCGTGAATTCTTTTGGGATAGGTGATACACAACGTTAATCAATGACGAGGACCAAGCTTTTTGTTCGCAAGCTGTGCCTCCGGAAGTGTTATCAGCTTGTCACACAGGTTCAAGAATGAGAAATTGACGAACGGCGGATGGGGGATTCGCAACGGTTCTGTTTATAgaaaataatgtttttttttttttgtctgttGTGCTCCGTTTGTCTTTTTACACACACACGTGCTTCTGATCACGAGCACGAACTTACATGGACCGGCGCGATGTTCTTTACTCCATTGCGGAGGGCGCCTTGCGGGCCTTCTGTTGCGGCTACACAGGGACATAGAGATTTGAGAATTAGAGATCCTGTATTGCAATACCTCTTGTGCGCGAGGTACGCGGAACTATGTTTCCCAAATTGTGACTCGAGCTACGATTTTTCCTCACTGGGTTTGGAATTGCTATCGTTTTTTGAATTTTCTACAGGTAGAATATTTCTGACCGGGGGATATACCGCAACAGGACGCGGGTGTAGCACGACACGCCTGAAGAGATCCGTTTTCCGAGAAGACGATACGTAAATCGTTTTCCTCGCCACGTTAAACAACTACCGTTCCATTTACTCTCTTTGCAGCATCTCACGAGCTAATTCGGAAATACCAAGTTTCGCAACTTAACGTTTCCTTAATATCTTTCTCGAGTTTCTATCGTACGGTGTTAATAACGAGAAACTTATTCCTACAAAGGATCGGTCTTCTATCTCGACAATATCAATCAAGAGGTTAATGCTTCGTAATACTTCGTTTCCTCGATATTAGATTCTTGAGTCTAACAACTTGCAAATTTGTACTTGCGTTACTAAACCCTTTGCgttgtataaatatacatatatttatatcggAGAGTCTCTAATTAATCAAGTTGGAGAAGTTTCCTTCTGTTTGGTCTCTGTCCCTGTTACTGTTTACACGAGTCCCTTCGTTTCCTAACGGTTATGCGTTGAAAGTATATATTTCCTAACACGGAACGAACTAAAGTTTCCGACGATACAAAGAGAAACGCTATTGAAAGAAATCGGTATTGTACTCGCGAGAAACAACGGTCCAGTGATTCAGCTTACCGCTGGGCTCAGTCCGCGCGCGGCACTTCCTCCACGTCCCTTGGTGCGGAACTTGGTGATCGCCTGTTCAGCTAGATCCGCCCTCTCCTCTGCTTCttcaagttcctgttgcgcttTGCGGAATTTGGCAAGATTCAGAGCAGCTATCTCTTCAGCCTCCTCGATCTGTCTCTTGTACGTCTTAATCTTCTGCTGAAGTTTGTCGACAAGATCTTGCATGCGCTCGTGGTTCTTGCGGTCTTCATCCGCCTGAAATTAACGCAGTTATTATTGCAACTGGGATTACAACTAGATTTGAATCAATGTTCACGCGTTACCAGAAGTTTCGAATTCGAAGAACGGCGAAACAATCGCGTTATAAATCTGTCATAGATTGTATCTGgttttatcgatcgaagaatcggCGAAATCGACTCGTACCTGGAAGCTCAACTCCTTGATACGGCGTTCGGACTTGCGGAGGTTCTTCTGAGCATCAGCGTGTCTCCTTTGTTCTCCATCCAATTCGTTCTCCAGTTCGCGGACGCGTTGTTCAAGTTTCTGGATAGCCTTCTTGCCACCTTTGAGGGCGTTTGCCTCGGCTTCGTCCAGACGCACCTGGAGCTCCTTGATTTGAGTCTCGAGAGCCTTGCGCAGTTTCTCTTGAGTTTGAGCGTGATCTTGCTCGGCTCGGAGTTCGTCGGCCAATCTAGCCGCGTCGACCATTGCcttctttgccttctcttcgGAGTTCTTCGCTTCGTTCAGAAGTTCATCCAGATCAGACTGAAACAATTGATTTTCTTCAAATTCCGTgccttcgaataaaaatatttcggtcAACTTTCTACCGTGAGTAACATTTTTAGAAACTATCGTTAACGAATAATCAAGAACGAACGATCCTGTTGATCGTTGCGTTTCGTACAACACGCCTAAAAGTGACCTAAAAGTAATACTCACGTGGAGGGTCTGGAGTTCAGCTTCGAGTTTCCTCTTGGCAGCGGATATAGAGGCATTCTGAGCACCAAGTTCGTTGAGTTGCTCATGGCAGTCGGCCAATTCTTGTTCTGCCTGGCGACGTCCGCGATCCGCTTGTTCCAGAAGAGTGCGGCTTTCTTCGAGTTCGTTCTGCAGTGCGTTGGCCCGACGTTCTGAGATTCCAAGGAGTTCTCTTGCCTCGTCGCGCGCTCGTTGTTCCTCTTCAAGAGCGGTCTGCACGTCCTTCAGTTGTTGTTGGTATCTCTTGATGTTCTTCTGGGCCTCAGCGTTCGCCTTGTTCGCGTGATCCAGAGCGATTTCCAATTCGTTGATGTCGGCCTCGAGCTTCTTCTTCATGCGCAGCGCCTCAGCTTTGCCCTGGAAATTACGCAACATTCGCGtccaattaaaaattttacgagCTACTAAATTTAACGATTGCGATTTTCGATCATCGAAAATCAGGAGACAACCATTCAACGTGTTCGTTCTCAACCGACCTTGGCTTCTGCTTCGAGGGATGCTTGCATGGAATCGAGAGCACGTTGGTGATTCTTTCTGGTGTTTTCGAATTCTTCCTCTTTCTCCTGGATACGGCGGTCAATCTCCTGTCGAACTTGGCTAAGTTCAAGCTGGCTGCGGAGAACCTTGTTCTCTTCTTGTTCGAGAGCAGCTTCGGCCTCCTCGAGTGCGGCTTGAAGTTCATCCTTCTCAGCCTCCAGGCGCTTCCTGGCCTTCTCGATCTCGTGGATGTTGCGTCCACCCTCGCCGATTTGGTCCAGAAGATCTTTGACTTCGTCGGCAAGGTTCTTGTTTTCGCGGCGTACTGCCTCCAGTTGTTCCTGGCCTTCCTCGTATGCACCTTCATTCGAAAAGCAAACAACGTATTAATCCATGCTACCTTCTATtgaaaccctttgcactcgattaTTCTTCGCTACTAGAAACCAACGCTTCGAAAGAATCCttcgagtcgtaaaattaatccggaacggaacattttcacaTACTTGGCATATATACGTTTACGaaaacgtgatatttaaattccaatttgaattacaAACCACGAACGTTTTCCCGGGTCGGAATCGGTACACCGAACTAGGTAGcgaccgagggtctcctctcgagtccaaagggttaaacgaaCCGATGTTCAACGTTAACGCGACCTCTCGAGTTGAACTTCGAAAGAGACGTTTCGCTGAAAGAAGTAGAAGTACCGTACCTCTGAGCCTGAACAGTTCCGTGCTGTAGTTGCGGCATTCCTTTTGGCTGGCGTCGAGTTCGGCGGCAAGATCGTCGACCTTGAGCTTCCATTCGCCAATAATCTTGTCGAAGGCCTTCTGTTTCTTCTCGGCAGCGTTGGCAATTGCTGTTGCACGGTCGACCTCGATCTGCAGGTCCTCGACCTCCGTCGATAATCTCTGTTTCGTTTTCTCGAGCGCGATGACCTTCTGGTTGAGGGATTCGATGGTCTCCTCCGCTTCCGCCAAACGTGCCTGCAACTTTCTCTTAGCTTCCTCGAGTTCTTCCGCTCTTGCAACGCCCTCGGACTCGTACTTGGTACGCCACAATTGGGCCTCCGCGTTCGCCTTGCTCAGCTGCCTCTGTAGATCAGCCTTGCCCTCCGCCTCTTCCTCGACTTGTTCCCGAATGTTGTCCAGATCGTGTTCCAGGTTACGGAATTTGCCAAGCAGTGTGGCGCGTTCCCTTCCTTCCTCGTCGGCCAATCGTTTCGTGTCCTCGAGTTGCGTGGTGAGCGAGATCTTGATTTTGGAAAGCTGGCTAACTTGGGACTCGGCCTCCTCCAGTTGGCGCAGGAGGTCGCTGTTCTCGATCGACAGCTTCTTCTTGGCGGCGTCGAAGTCGTTCAGGGTGCGGTTCACCTCTTCGAGTTTACCCTGGGTCTCGTTCAATTGGTGTTGCAATTGCTTGACGATCTTCTCTTGGGCGGCCTTTGTTCGAaatgttggaaatatttaatcgaacgCCTCGAATCGATCGCTCGAGCTTCGAATTTACGTTTGGACGATCCTTCCGGAAGGATTTCGTGGCGAACGTGGAATATTTACCAGCACGATGCGATCGTGCCCAATGGAAAGACGAACGAACTCTGATAGACCGATCGGTGAACAATTTTTGATGTTAAATATCGTCCAAACGTCAACTCGAGCTTCAAATAGAAATGTACACACGAGGAGCAAGCTTTGCAATCTGGACACACTTTCCAACGGTGCAAGGTATGTACGAAAACATTCACGAGATTCATGGAATCTTCCTCAAACTCGTTTCCTCTCTCAGCTGCAACGGCTACCCGATGAAGCTGTTAGTTGCGTTAGTTTGCCGAATTAGGAAGGATTTTCGAACGGACGTCTTACCTTCTCGTTGCTCAGGTGGTCTACGCTCGCGCGCATGTCGTTCAATTCGCTGAAGTATTGCACCTTCTCTTTCTCAACCCTGGTTTTCATTGAAACAGATTCGAAGAGAATGATTAGTGACCAGGGAGGATAAAATTAGATAGACGACATTTTGGTTACGATGAAATACATTActggaagaaatatttcaaagataTCGACGGAAACCTGAAAATTAATCACAGAGACAAGGGGAACATTTTCGTGCTCATTCCGATACGTCGAAGGTTGGACAAAAAACAATCTACGAAGAGTAACGAATCGCTGTTTagtatgaaaaagaaaaaacaaattgtAGTCCCTCCGGTCAATTACAGCGTTTGAAAACAGAATTTTGATTCCGTGCtaactctgaaagtagatcgagAACACAAAACAGGAAGAAAAGACAGACACGACAGatgatttttcaaacaaatttcgaataaacaGGGTCTCGACATTCTCGTTGTTTTTAATGTACCTTTTCGCGGGCAACCTGATCCGTCGTGGCACGAGAATTATTCAGCTCGGAGTGGATGTCATGACGGCCCTTTTCGGCTCTATTGAAAACATCGCATTACGTTCTCGATTCTTTGAAAACGTTCATCGTTACGTTAAACGcaaagtaaatttcttcgttgctAATATATATAGTTTCTACAGTCTCTAGAAAATCTTCTACACCGAGAGATCAATATTTCGGACTAAATCTTAACCTGTATAGTATCTTTCGAGTACTTCTACAAGCTGAGGAATCCGATCACGAACAGAAAGAAACATTCTTTTCTCTAATAACATAATTTCTCGTACTTGGAGACACTCGAACTCAATCGATCATTACCGTTAATCGTCGAGAATTAAAGGGTGTCCCAAATATCACCGGTAGATTTGAATTTACTCGAAAAAGTAAAGTAAGCTGTCccaattatcaccggtcgatttgaatttactTGAAAAAGTAAAGTAAGCTGTCCCAAATATCATCGGTAGATTTGAATTTACTTGGAAAAGTAAAGTAAGTTGTCccaattatcaccggtcgatttgaatttactCGAAAAAGTAAAGTAAGCTGTCCCAATTattaccggtcgatttgaatttactCGAAAAAGTAAAGTAGGCTGTCCCGTTTataaccggtcgatttactttatcAAGTAAGttcgaatcgaccggtgataataGGGACACCTTGAAGAAGTTCTAGTCCGTTCGTGTGGATGCGATATAATATCGATAAGTGTCAATGTCACCGTCTCACCTAGCCTTGAGCTTGTTGAGTGTGTCAATTTGTTCTCCCATTTCGGCAACGGCATCGTTATGCTTCTTGCGCAAGCTGGCAAGGGTAGCTTCGTGCTGAATGTTGGCTTCCTCGAGGTCCCTGCGAAGCTTGCTAAGTTCAGCCTCCCTCTTCTTGTTGAGCTCGATTTGAGCAGAGGTGGCGCCACCAGCTTCTTCGAGACGTTCGCCAAGTTCCTCAAGTTCTCGTGCAAGGTCGCTGCGTTGTTTCTCAGCTTTCACGCGAGAACCACGCTCAGCTTCGATCTTTTGTAAACAGAGACGTAGACGTTCGATGTACACTCGAGCCAATTGTGAAAACCGAAAGTACATTTCTCTTTTTCGATAAACTTACTTCttcctcgagttcttcgataCGTGCTTGCAGTTCCTTGATCTGTTTCTGTAACTTGCCGACCAAGGACTGTTCGTCTTCGAGTTTAGCGGTTAAGGACGAGAGTTCCTTGTCCTTGCGTTGGATAGTTTGCTCGAGTTCCTTCTTGTTTCTCTCGAGGTCAGCAACGGCTTCTTGTGTGAGTTTCAAGTCACCCTCAACCTTCCTCTTGGACTTCTCTACGTCAGCCCTGTGGAAAcaattatgtaaaattattaaatttaccgGTTTGCACGGTACCAAACATTAATATGAACCAATTATAACTCTTCTGTTACAGCTTCGAAGCGAATTCGTCTCGGAAAATGTATCTATCTCTTTTAAgataagaatataaagaaacattttttaaaaattctttttaaattcattttaccgtcgaaaatgtttgaaattgtaATCGTTAAAATATACTGACCGTGATTTCTTTTCACGTTCAAGGGaatcctcaagttcgtcaagagTATGCTCGAGTTTGATTTTGACTTTGTTAAGGTGGTTGACCTTGTCTTCGGCAGCCTGGAGCTCCTCGCCAGTCTTCTGGTTAACCTCACCCTGGTTCTTCTTCTCTTTGTTCAATTTGTTGATCAATTCGTCTTGGTGAGCAATCTCGTCGTTCAAGTTGCGTATTTGGTGATCCTTCGTTGCTTTGTCTTGCTCTGACTTCTGGAGATTGAGCTCGAGGTCTTCGATGTCTTTTTTCAAACCAGCTACCTCCTGTTCGAGTTTCTTCTTATTTTGGAAGAGGTTGTTTCTTGAGTCTTCTTCTTCCTTGAATCTATCGTTAAGGTCCTGTGATAGATAAAATAAAAGTTAACGGATACTCTATGGATGCTatcgtatttttcttcgcgttGGTTCACCTTACGATAAGAGTGAACATTTTCTTAGCTGCCACTGttcgatattttcgttcgaaagtagtatCGATTCGTTGCACTTCGTTCTCAAGGGTACTCTTCAATCGATCGTATTAAATATGTTTAATAATaagaatgtattatataatttgaTCGTTGCTTCTCAATATTTTTCCTCGCGTTGGTTCACCTTACGATAAGAGTGAAACATTTTCTTAGCTACCACTGTTCGatgttttcgttcgaaagtagtatCGATTCATTCTCACGGGCACTTTTCGATCTCatcgtattaaatatatttaataataagaacgtattatataatttgATCGTTGCTTctcaatattcaataattttcagctgcagtaaaaattaattttgatcttcACAGCACGATGCATACTATTATTTAATACATCCGAGTGTTACTTTACTCCAGATCCATTGCTCGAGTATGTACACGTAATGCAACGTTGCATTACGAcgatagaaatatatatttaatagcgACTCGTGTTCGATGGAGGATTCAGTGTCGTACTCGATTAACTGGATGTATTTATATCTAACATAttcgacaaaaatattcaacaagTAGTCCACTTGGTCCCGATATTATTATACAGGCTTAAAAATATTGCGTTACGACGATGCGGATGAATTGAGTAAACATAAACAAGTAGAATCATCTGGCAAGCTGAGATGATGCGTGGGTGTTGAATCATTCGTTACAAGAAGAAGGCTAGTTCATGGAAGTGGCTTTCGATCCAAGGACGCGAAGAACGTCAAAGAACATCTCGAGGAGTCTACCACGAAGTGGAAAATCAGCAACACTGATGTTCGATGAtactaaataaatattactttttaaaGGATTTGCGAACCACCGTGTTAGAATCGCAAAAAAAATGATTCATGCTCGAAGAAACGCGAGCTTTCGAGTATTATAGCGTATCGTTATGATATcacttattatttattaaccgtTACGGTGAATCACAGACCTCTGGTGGAAAGTATTGCATCATTCGTTTACCTAACACCTTTAGAAATAACtgttcgtattatttttactttcgtatAAATAGCAATTGCACGAAAATGTAATTATCTCAATTGGAGAGTATAAATAACAGTGTAAGTTACCAAATGCCGTAGAAATAATACTAAAAGAATAgttaaaattgttcgaacgaaacgtgaaTAAATTCATTTACTCGCCGGAAGTAAACATTCGTCGCAAGGTGTATTTAATGCTACATTATCAAACTGAACGAACTTCAAATTAAATCGAATACATTGTTGCgtgttatttattatattggctatttcgtattaattattttatcatcgtaccttttctttttttacgcatATCGATAAAGTTCACGAGACCTTTTCGGAAGATTACTCAAGATTCCTGTCACGCGATTGttttgcaacgaagaaagacgtcGTTCGAGTGGTGcacgaaaatggaaaaaaaagattACCGATGATATCGAACGGTCATTGTCTTCCATCGATTCCGTTTTCAAGATTTTATCATCCCGATGTTGACACAATCCTCTTAAATAAAGTTCAGAAGTCTAACTCGGACCAATATTATCCACGATCGTCTCGTCGACCACACGATCGttttgcaacgaagaaagacgtcGTTCGAGTGGTGCACGAAAATGGCAAAAAAAATTACCGATGATATCGAACGGTCATTGTCTTCCATCGATTCCGTTTTCAAGATTTTATCGTCCCGATGTTGACACGATCCTCTTAAATGAAACACGAATTGTACGAACACGAGTTACGAAGATTCAGCCACGACAATAACACCCGATGTAGGGTAAACGCAACCGAGATAATTCCGTAAAGTTAAAAGACGAAGCGAAAGTACCCTAGACGGAGGTACTTTAATCGATTCGAGACGAAGAGGATCTCTCGAACGAAGACGTACGGTCAAGAAGTTCCACGATGACGCATATAAGTGTACCGACGTATAAATACATCTTACACCTGTTACCTCCTTCGTTTTCTCGGCTGTTCCAGCGCATAGCCACGCCCACTTTTAATAACCTGGAATCTGGGATCGACGGTGGCTAAATTTGGCTCCTTTAAGGTAGGGGAAAGCTGTTCAATGTTTCCTCTCCCCGACAACCGCGTTAAGCCAGTTTAAACGATTTTTTCTGTTATTCTACTACTTTCCTCCCTAGCCGAGCCGCGCGCGGCGTCGCGTTAATTACAAATTTACTTCCTGCTATCGCGAATATCTCGTACGAGTTCAACCGGCTCGCGATAAAATCGACCCGCGGAGCTATTGATAGGGCTTTACGGTCGTTCATTTAGTTCCTTAACGAACGGTTGAACGAAAAGGGGCCTCGTCTTGAAATTGCACTCGACTCACAGAGAGATCCGCTAATCTCTCCGTACCATTAGTAACAGGTATAAATATCGAAAACGTGAACGCGTATTGCTCCTTGGAAAAACGATGCGCGTAACGATCGATCCGGATTCAGAGTTTCAAATATTCTAACATCGAgcgagaaaatttttttccatgcGTAAACGATTGTCTAAAAGTTACTCCTCGGTTGTAGAAAGTCACAGGCTATTTGAATTATTAAATGGTTTAAATTGTAACAACGTTCTCCCAACGGGGAATAAAACGTGTAAGAATACGGTTAGTGAAGAATTTCATCGTTTAATAATCGTGAGgatattattgtaatttaaattttaaacttgctacaaaaatttttctATCGCAGATTGTACGCTTGGGTACGTCCGAAGAGGACTGGGAGCAACGCGGTCGAAAGCGAAAGAAGCacgtaaatatgtaaataaatttgttactCGGTATCGTCGCGTTTTAAACTGTTATTGCGGTGTTAAATATTCGCGAGTTACTCGCACGATATTTATTACGCTTCTCTTTTCAACGTTGCGTTTCGTAAAAGTGTCGTCCGCTTGATCGAACCGCGACGATCTCGTAATTTTCGACACGTGGCTGCTCGATATCATTTATCGCTCGATCTTGGCGATTCTCTCCCCATAAATTCGACGTTACGGACAGAATGGTCGCGATAGTCGTGCGTATGAGCCATTTCCTGTCCGCACAAAGAGGTCTCGAAAGACGCACGAAGCGATCCTAAATTCAATCTCGAAACGAGCCTGCGACAGTCCAACTGGTGTCAACAGAAAATATGTGCTGGTCGCCGGTTTAAAAGGCACCCGTTAAAAATAGTCTGGAATTCTGGAACGAGCCTCGGTTCCCCACGATGTAaccaaactcccctttctcgagaATCACTTTCGTTACGAATTCTTATGTATCTTCGTGAGCTGTCCGCAAACCCGAGACTCGGAACGTGACAGCGAAGAAATAGTTACCGTCACGGTAGGTTACACGTTAATTCGTATGATAAAGTTACATCGATATCACAAATTGTTTTTCATTGAATtttcgaaagagaaataatcttcgtctttgaaaatattctacaacAGATATTCATCCGTTTCGATTTGTTCtcccttttcatttttttataaatcgatGATTGCATTCTGATCTGTCAAGCTTTTCATCGAATCTGTGATACAATTCTCTGTCGAGTAGTTAGGTTAATCTCAATAGTAACTTTCTGTATCAACGATTATAAAGATCCAATTTCTTTACCATCTTATCTAAATATTTAATACTACTATTTCCTGGAAAACTTCGTCCTCTTATTGGAACTGTTTTTCACCGTATGCGAACATTTTACAATCGTTTGTATCAATCAGCAGGTTACTGTATCCTTTTCACTTCGGTAGTTAGTtactttttgtataaaattgccAAATGGAATGTTTTTCTTAGCTTCGGACTTTTACCGATATATTTAAACGAAGAACCAATTTAACTacgttttattcattttttatacatCGAGAAAGATCCAAAATCAAAATTAACTATCGTGCCGATATTGGTTctatcgattattattttatataaaaaaaaagtgacCGAAATAATCTTTGGAAATGTTAAACATCGATGGAATAAAAAGATTCGGGCGCGTCGTCTCGAAAACAGGGCGGAGAAATAATAAGAGAGACcggaatgaaaaagaaattgtgAGGACTGAAAAAACAACACTCGGCTGCTATAATTTTAGAACGAATGCAGGAAACGACCGAATATGTATGGCGATAAAGCTGAATGATTCGTCGCCGAAGAAAAATAGCGCGCGACGAGCGGTGAAGTCAGACACGGGTCTGACTAATGATGCGCCCTCGCTACTTTGTGGCTGCGCTTCTTGCGCAACGACGATGTATCAACTCTTGTCAGGTGCATCATTCCCGGTAACCCGAGCCAGATTCATTTAAATTATGATCGGACACCGGTGGTGCTCGAATTTCAAGCTTTCCCAAAAAAAACTCTCTTGGACGTTCGCGTTTGGAAGCCGATCGTCTCCTAATTTTACTTCTGTAATCTATGGATTTTAGATTTCGCGTAGTAAATTAACACGCTACTCTCGTTAATTAGAAATTCCAGACGcgagttttttgttttttgttttttttgtttggaGAAATTAGCGCGTAAATTAATACACGTTTGATCTTTCGTAGAGATCGTACGTTTCTCCTTCGAGAAGAAAACGCTTGGAAATTCTTTTTTTGGAAAActtcatatttttctaaaaattaacaTCCCCGAATGTACGATTCATGATAGGTATAAATTAAAATCAGGATATTTTTCGTCCATGAATTGctagaaattaattaatattttctggGTATACTCGAGAGAAAGTTTACTTTCCATACCAAtgatgaaaaatgtttaaccgttcgatcgaacgcgatgtTTCTAcggtttttcgaaaaatattttcggatAGGTATGCAGGAAATGATCTCGAGGGAAAGCTATTCGCAGCttcatattataaataaatatccagCGAAGTTTCTCCGCCTGTTATTCTTTTCGGTATTTAaagctttcgtttcttcgtattttcccgtatatttttctttctaatcTGTTTTTATTAACTGCAGCCGTAACGCACGAATGTCCACGGTGGAATTTCGAATCATTGAGAA
The sequence above is drawn from the Ptiloglossa arizonensis isolate GNS036 chromosome 1, iyPtiAriz1_principal, whole genome shotgun sequence genome and encodes:
- the Mhc gene encoding myosin heavy chain isoform X14, which produces MPKPKPQEGEDPDPTPYLFVSLEQKRIDQTKPYDAKKACWVPDEKEGYVLGEIKATKGDVVTVGLPGGESKDFKKDQLQQVNPPKYEKCEDMSNLTYLNDASVLHNLKQRYYAKLIYTYSGLFCVAINPYKRFPVYTSRCAKLYRGKRRNEVPPHIFAISDGAYVNMLTNSENQSMLITGESGAGKTENTKKVIAYFATVGASTKKADDANQKKGSLEDQVVQTNPVLEAFGNAKTVRNDNSSRFGKFIRIHFGPSGKLAGADIETYLLEKARVISQQSLERSYHIFYQMMSGSVAGLKDMCCLSNNIQDYYFVSQGKTTIPNVDDGEECLLTDQAFDVLGFTQEEKNDIYKITAAVMHMGGMKFKQRGREEQAEADGTEEGERVAKLLGCDCADLYKNLLKPRIKVGNEFVTQGRNKDQVAYSVGAMSKAMFDRLFKWLVKKCNETLDTKQKRQHFIGVLDIAGFEIFDFNGFEQLCINFTNEKLQQFFNHHMFVLEQEEYKKEGIDWEFIDFGMDLAACIELIEKPMGILSILEEESMFPKATDKTFEEKLNNNHLGKSPNYLKPKPPKPGQQAAHFAIGHYAGNVPYNITGWLEKNKDPLNDTVVDQFKKSANKLLVEIFADHPGQSGDTGGGGGGKGGRGKKGGGFSTVSSSYREQLNNLMTTLRATQPHFVRCIIPNEMKQPGVIDSHLVMHQLTCNGVLEGIRICRKGFPNRMVYPDFKLRYMILAPAAMAAESDPKKAAQACFESIGLDPESYRIGHTKVFFRAGVLGQMEEFRDERLSKIVSWMQAYIRGYLSRKDFKRLQEQRLALVVVQRNLRKYLQLRTWPWWKLWQKVKPLLNVTRIEDELAALEEKARKAQEAFEKEEKLRKELEEQNTKLAAERNALQRQLDGEKGSLSEYMEKSLKLAAQKADLESQLQDLNDRFKEEEDSRNNLFQNKKKLEQEVAGLKKDIEDLELNLQKSEQDKATKDHQIRNLNDEIAHQDELINKLNKEKKNQGEVNQKTGEELQAAEDKVNHLNKVKIKLEHTLDELEDSLEREKKSRADVEKSKRKVEGDLKLTQEAVADLERNKKELEQTIQRKDKELSSLTAKLEDEQSLVGKLQKQIKELQARIEELEEEIEAERGSRVKAEKQRSDLARELEELGERLEEAGGATSAQIELNKKREAELSKLRRDLEEANIQHEATLASLRKKHNDAVAEMGEQIDTLNKLKARVEKEKVQYFSELNDMRASVDHLSNEKAAQEKIVKQLQHQLNETQGKLEEVNRTLNDFDAAKKKLSIENSDLLRQLEEAESQVSQLSKIKISLTTQLEDTKRLADEEGRERATLLGKFRNLEHDLDNIREQVEEEAEGKADLQRQLSKANAEAQLWRTKYESEGVARAEELEEAKRKLQARLAEAEETIESLNQKVIALEKTKQRLSTEVEDLQIEVDRATAIANAAEKKQKAFDKIIGEWKLKVDDLAAELDASQKECRNYSTELFRLRGAYEEGQEQLEAVRRENKNLADEVKDLLDQIGEGGRNIHEIEKARKRLEAEKDELQAALEEAEAALEQEENKVLRSQLELSQVRQEIDRRIQEKEEEFENTRKNHQRALDSMQASLEAEAKGKAEALRMKKKLEADINELEIALDHANKANAEAQKNIKRYQQQLKDVQTALEEEQRARDEARELLGISERRANALQNELEESRTLLEQADRGRRQAEQELADCHEQLNELGAQNASISAAKRKLEAELQTLHSDLDELLNEAKNSEEKAKKAMVDAARLADELRAEQDHAQTQEKLRKALETQIKELQVRLDEAEANALKGGKKAIQKLEQRVRELENELDGEQRRHADAQKNLRKSERRIKELSFQADEDRKNHERMQDLVDKLQQKIKTYKRQIEEAEEIAALNLAKFRKAQQELEEAEERADLAEQAITKFRTKGRGGSAARGLSPAPHRSAFKPQLDGSAFPPRFDLQPDGEL